The Manihot esculenta cultivar AM560-2 chromosome 1, M.esculenta_v8, whole genome shotgun sequence genome has a window encoding:
- the LOC110629797 gene encoding 14 kDa proline-rich protein DC2.15, giving the protein MASGAAASIALLLTLNLLFFTMGSAATCPVDALKFKVCANVLGLIKIPPDAPCCSLIANLVDLEAALCLCTAIKANVLGINLTIPVDLSLVLNNCGKKVPEGFQCP; this is encoded by the coding sequence ATGGCTTCAGGAGCTGCAGCCTCCATTGCGTTGTTGCTCACTCTCAACCTCCTCTTCTTCACTATGGGGAGCGCTGCGACTTGCCCTGTGGATGCCCTAAAGTTCAAAGTATGTGCGAATGTGTTGGGTCTAATTAAGATCCCACCAGATGCACCTTGCTGCAGCCTCATTGCTAATCTTGTTGACCTTGAAGCTGCCCTTTGCCTTTGCACTGCCATCAAAGCTAATGTCTTGGGCATTAACCTCACCATACCCGTCGACTTGAGCTTGGTGCTCAACAACTGCGGCAAAAAGGTTCCAGAAGGATTCCAGTGTCCATAA
- the LOC110618980 gene encoding 14 kDa proline-rich protein DC2.15: MGSRSVASIALLLSVNLLFFSMGSAANCPVNVLLFQACITGWSAGQYSPPYAPCCNLMANLVDLDAAFCLCTAIKADVLGISLNIPINLSLVLNTCGKKVPDGFHCP; this comes from the coding sequence ATGGGTTCAAGATCTGTAGCCTCAATTGCCTTGCTGCTCTCTGTTAACCTCCTTTTCTTCAGTATGGGGAGCGCTGCGAATTGCCCAGTGAATGTCTTATTGTTCCAAGCATGTATAACTGGGTGGTCGGCCGGGCAATACAGCCCACCATATGCACCTTGCTGCAACCTCATGGCTAATCTAGTTGATCTTGACGCTGCTTTTTGCCTTTGCACTGCCATCAAAGCTGATGTCTTGGGCATTAGCCTCAATATTCCCATCAACTTGAGCTTGGTGCTCAACACCTGCGGCAAGAAGGTTCCAGATGGATTCCATTGTCCATAA
- the LOC110629009 gene encoding 14 kDa proline-rich protein DC2.15, whose translation MASRAVDSIALLLSLNLLFFSMGSAATCPVDALKFKVCANVLGLIKIPPEAPCCSLIANLVDLEAALCLCTAIKANVLGINLNIPVDLSLVLNKCGKKVPEGFQFP comes from the coding sequence ATGGCTTCAAGAGCTGTAGACTCCATTGCCTTGCTGCTCTCCCTCAACCTTCTCTTCTTCAGCATGGGGAGCGCTGCGACTTGCCCTGTGGATGCCCTAAAGTTCAAAGTATGCGCCAATGTGTTGGGTCTAATTAAGATCCCACCAGAGGCACCTTGCTGCAGCCTCATTGCCAATCTTGTTGATCTTGAAGCTGCTCTTTGTCTTTGCACTGCCATCAAAGCTAATGTCTTGGGCATTAATCTCAACATTCCCGTCGACTTGAGCCTGGTGCTCAACAAATGCGGCAAGAAGGTTCCAGAAGGATTCCAGTTTCCATAA
- the LOC110629002 gene encoding NADH dehydrogenase [ubiquinone] 1 beta subcomplex subunit 8, mitochondrial yields MAGRLCNVASRIMGGNGVVSRSVASSLRLRSGMGLPVGKHIVPEKPLPVNDELVWDNGTPFPEPCIDRIADTVGKYEALAWLCGGLGFFASLGLLAVWNDKASKIPYTPKVYPYDNLRVELGGEP; encoded by the exons ATGGCAGGGAGATTGTGCAACGTGGCATCACGGATCATGGGAGGAAACGGTGTCGTTAGCCGCTCCGTCGCCTCTTCTCTTCGTCTTCGCTCTGGCATGGGTCTACCCGTCGGCAAACACATCGTCCCTGAAAAACCT CTTCCAGTAAATGATGAACTGGTTTGGGACAACGGGACTCCGTTTCCTGAGCCTTGTATTGATCGCATTGCCGATACGGTTGGAAAG TATGAGGCTTTGGCTTGGCTGTGTGGAGGTTTGGGCTTTTTCGCTTCACTGGGACTGTTAGCAGTGTGGAATGATAAAGCTTCTAAGATACCATAT ACACCGAAAGTATATCCATATGACAACTTGCGGGTGGAGCTTGGCGGAGAACCTTAG
- the LOC110628980 gene encoding L-lactate dehydrogenase B: MHKSPSGSLGPGGLDLSQVFFKPIHNTAPPSPTKRHTKISVVGTGNVGMAIAQTILTQDLVDELALVDAKADKLRGEMLDLQHAAAFLPRTKILASADYSITEGSDLCIITAGARQIPGESRLNLLQRNVTLFEMIIPPLAKYSPNSILMIVSNPVDVLTYIAWKLSGFPSNRVIGSGTNLDSSRFRFLIADHLDVTAQDVQAYIVGEHGDSSVALWSSISVGGVPILSFLEKQEIAYEKETLENIHKAVVDSAYEVINLKGYTSWAIGYSAANLARSILRNQRKIHPVSVLAKGFYGIDGGDVFLSLPAQLGRGGVLGITNVHLTEEEAQRLRDSAKTLLDVQSQLGI, from the exons ATGCACAAGAGTCCTTCAGGTTCACTAGGCCCAGGAGGGCTGGACTTGAGCCAGGTCTTCTTCAAGCCCATCCACAACACTGCTCCTCCTTCCCCCACCAAGCGCCACACCAAAATCTCCGTTGTTGGCACGGGCAATGTCGGGATGGCCATCGCCCAAACCATCCTCACCCAAGACTTGGTCGACGAGCTCGCTCTCGTTGATGCAAAGGCAGACAAGCTCCGCGGAGAAATGCTCGACCTTCAACACGCCGCTGCCTTCCTTCCTCGCACCAAAATCCTTGCTTCTGCTGATTATTCCATCACTGAAGGATCCGATCTCTGTATCATCACTGCCGGTGCCCGCCAGATCCCAGGAGAGTCTAGGCTGAACCTGCTGCAGAGAAACGTTACCCTGTTTGAAATGATTATCCCTCCGCTTGCTAAGTACTCCCCCAATTCCATTTTGATGATTGTTTCTAATCCAGTTGACGTTCTGACGTACATTGCGTGGAAGTTATCTGGGTTTCCATCGAATCGGGTTATCGGATCTGGCACGAACTTGGACAGTTCAAGGTTTCGGTTCTTGATCGCGGATCATCTCGACGTTACCGCCCAGGACGTGCAG GCTTACATCGTCGGGGAACACGGTGACAGTTCAGTGGCATTATGGTCCAGCATAAGTGTCGGTGGGGTGCCGATATTGAGCTTCTTAGAGAAGCAGGAAATCGCCTACGAGAAGGAGACACTGGAGAACATTCACAAAGCAGTTGTGGACAGTGCATACGAAGTGATTAATCTCAAGGGCTACACTTCTTGGGCAATTGGCTACTCTGCGGCTAACTTGGCTCGCTCCATACTTAGAAATCAGAGGAAAATTCATCCTGTTTCAGTTCTTGCAAAGGGCTTCTATGGCATTGACGGTGGAGATGTGTTCTTGAGCTTGCCAGCGCAGTTGGGTAGAGGCGGAGTCTTGGGAATCACCAATGTACATTTGACGGAGGAAGAGGCACAACGACTCAGGGACTCGGCTAAGACTCTCCTGGATGTGCAAAGCCAGTTGGGAATATAA